Proteins encoded by one window of Anopheles maculipalpis chromosome 2RL, idAnoMacuDA_375_x, whole genome shotgun sequence:
- the LOC126559491 gene encoding uncharacterized protein LOC126559491, with protein MSTAKSNGSKSSTRDEDLSSESVEVLRERLNTMKRLIAERQNSTSSGSELWNPHTRASSCSGIIDGNFLSVAFGGALIVILSVSVYAFYNLYHAVLKKFPSQHTEL; from the exons ATGTCGACAGCAAAATCAAACGGCTCCAAATCCAGCACCCGTGACG AGGACCTCTCGTCGGAGTCGGTGGAGGTGCTACGTGAACGGCTGAATACAATGAAACGGCTCATTGCCGAACGGCAGAACAGTACCAGCAGCGGTTCAGAGCTGTGGAATCCACATACCCGGGCATCTAGTTGCAGTGGCATTattgatggaaattttttGAGTGTAGCCTTTGGTGGAGCCCTAATTGTGATACTGTCCGTATCCGTTTATGCATTTTACAACCTCTATCACGCGGTGCTGAAAAAATTTCCCTCACAGCATACCGAACTGTAA
- the LOC126559853 gene encoding pre-mRNA-splicing factor 38 codes for MANRTVKDAKNVHGTNPQYLIEKIIRSRIYDSKYWKEQCFALTAELLVDKAMELRFVGGVFGGNIKPTPFLCLTLKMLQIQPEKDIVVEFIKNEEFKYVRALGAFYLRLTGSSLDCYKYLEPLYNDNRKLRKQNRMGAYELIHMDEFIDELLRDERVCDIILPRIQKRHVLEENNELEPKVSALEDDLDEEMPSEDEAVEELPTPVPVKEKKIEPSKVKGNNKRIERSISRERQPTERYRHYDGGTYRDRDKDRDRERERDRDRDRERDRYKEVDRRDRRDPYGERDRLKERELRERERERQRRHERQEERERERRRERERDREHEERSRGHDRERDYDRERRRR; via the exons ATGGCTAACCGTACCGTAAAGGATGCCAAGAATGTGCACGGCACGAATCCACAgtatttaatagaaaaaattataCGCTCTCGTATATACGACTCCAAATATTGGAAAGAACAGTGCTTCGCCCTGACTGCAGAGTTGCTTGTGGACAAAGCAATGGAGCTACGATTCGTCGGCGGTGTGTTTGGTGGAAACATCAAACCAACGCCGTTCTTGTGTCTTACGCTCAAGATGCTCCAGATTCAACCAGAAAAAGATATAGTGGTGGAGTTTATTAAGAACGAAGAATTCAAGTACGTCCGTGCGCTGGGCGCGTTCTATTTACGACTCACCGGTTCCTCGCTGGACTGCTACAAGTACCTGGAACCGCTTTATAACGACAACCGAAAGCTGCGGAAACAGAACCGGATGGGTGCGTACGAGTTGATTCACATGGACGAGTTTATCGATGAGCTGCTAAGGGACGAGCGCGTGTGCGACATTATTTTACCTCGCATTCAAAAGCGTCATGTGCTGGAAGAAAACAATGAGCTCGAACCGAAAGTGTCCGCTCTGGAGGACGATCTAGATGAGGAGATGCCGAGTGAAGATGAAGCGGTGGAGGAATTACCTACGCCAGTTccggtgaaggaaaaaaagattgaaCCGTCTAAGGTTAAAGGCAA TAACAAACGGATAGAGCGCTCGATTTCTCGAGAACGGCAGCCTACAGAACGGTATCGACACTACGACGGTGGCACTTACCGTGATCGCGACAAGGATAGGGATCGGGAACGAGAGCGCGATCGTGACAGAGATCGGGAGCGAGATCGTTACAAGGAAGTGGATCGTCGAGATCGTAGAGA TCCGTACGGTGAACGTGACCGGCTTAAAGAGCGAGAGCTTCGGGAAAGGGAGCGTGAAAGACAGCGGCGCCACGAACGCCAGGAGGAGCGGGAGCGTGAGCGACGCAGAGAGCGGGAACGGGACCGCGAACACGAGGAACGATCACGTGGTCATGACCGCGAACGTGATTATGATCGAGAACGCCGGAGAAGGTAG
- the LOC126558068 gene encoding histone deacetylase 3: MGAKKVSYFFNPDVGNFHYGPGHPMKPHRLSVIHHLVMNYGLHKKMQIYRPYKASAHDMCRFHSDEYIEFLQRVTPQNIQGYTKCLSVFNVGDDCPVFDGLFEFCAMYTGASLEGAQKLNHNHSDICINWSGGLHHAKKFEASGFCYVNDIVIGILELLKYHPRVLYIDIDVHHGDGVQEAFYLTDRVMTVSFHKYGNYFFPGTGDMYEIGAESGRYYSVNVPLKEGIDDQSYVQVFKPVISAVMEFYQPTAIVLQCGADSLAGDRLGCFSLSTKGHGECVKFVKDLNVPTLVVGGGGYTLRNVARCWTYETSLLIDETISNELPMNDYLEFFAPDFTLHPDIPSRQDNANSKQYLEAITRHVYDNLKMCQHAPSVQMFDIPEDALPEELKTVKTEEPNPDVRISQEDEDRLVEPKNEFFDGDNDNDKSENEP, encoded by the exons ATGGGAGCTAAGAAGGTGTCGTACTTCTTCAACCCGGACGTGGGCAACTTTCACTACGGTCCGGGGCATCCTATGAAACCTCATCGACTTTCGGTCATTCATCATCTGGTGATGAACTATGGACTgcacaaaaagatgcaaatTTACAGACCATACAA AGCCAGTGCGCATGATATGTGCCGGTTTCACAGTGACGAATACATCGAGTTCCTGCAGCGGGTTACTCCGCAAAACATTCAGGGCTACACTAAGTGTCTTTCCGTGTTCAACGTCGGTGACGATTGTCCGGTGTTTGATGGGTTGTTTGAGTTTTGCGCCATGTACACCGGAGCCTCTTTGGAAGGCGCACAGAAGCTAAACCACAATCACAGCGACATCTGCATCAACTGGTCCGGTGGTTTGCACCACGCGAAAAAGTTCGAAGCGTCCGGCTTTTGCTACGTTAATGACATTGTGATAGGTATCTTGGAACTGCTCAAGTATCATCCGCGCGTACTGTACATCGATATCGATGTACATCATGGGGATGGTGTGCAGGAAGCATTCTATCTGACCGATCGCGTTATGACGGTATCATTCCACAAGTACGGCAACTACTTCTTCCCCGGCACGGGCGATATGTACGAGATAGGGGCCGAGTCCGGACGCTACTATTCGGTAAACGTTCCGCTGAAGGAAGGCATCGACGATCAAAGCTACGTGCAGGTATTCAAACCAGTCATTTCGGCTGTCATGGAGTTCTACCAGCCTACCGCGATTGTGCTACAGTGTGGGGCAGATTCGTTGGCCGGCGATCGGTTGGGTTGCTTCTCGCTCAGCACGAAAGGCCACGGCGAGTGTGTAAAGTTCGTCAAAGATCTTAACGTGCCAACGTTGGTCGTCGGCGGTGGAGGGTACACGTTGCGGAACGTCGCCCGCTGCTGGACGTACGAAACGTCGTTGCTCATCGATGAAACCATCTCGAACGAGCTGCCGATGAATGATTATCTTGAGTTTTTTGCACCCGACTTTACGCTCCATCCCGACATCCCGAGCAGACAGGACaatgcaaacagcaaacagtacCTGGAAGCGATTACGCGGCATGTCTACGATAATCTGAAGATGTGCCAGCACGCACCCAGCGTGCAGATGTTTGACATACCGGAAGACGCATTGCCGGAGGAGCTGAAGACGGTCAAGACGGAGGAACCGAACCCCGATGTGCGCATTTCCCAGGAGGACGAAGATCGACTAGTGGAGCCGAAGAACGAGTTCTTTGACGGTGATAACGACAATGACAAGAGTGAAAACGAACCCTAG
- the LOC126559696 gene encoding uncharacterized protein LOC126559696, producing MASAEVTLHLECWRDELSPAQKASYEKAEKEHNEIRNKLKDIVQQTGGKNIFSGQVFTAYQVLGPVPGLDLISKPVTSLTRKKPLPVMQSALAPRVVMGASPSPEPTATQGRRRNRRSDTATDEDPEPVVDIASDDVDEDYIPLSKRMAKTKEKEKMIAAKKTREEKVKTPDLKSKSSKSVASPSGKVAAISVRPTEFNSIGGLQVGADKDKKRALPEPTAVVDLTKDDAGKQSADSREISFSKIQGKTFPSLVVLARPSLRVAEKAVSDRPQLDAKVKNVLVHPAPKFTEWLIQQGLIKSEQTCQIHNDKPLKLGMYSDTSKFPYSGGYFWISDCCPTRFTSVFHGSLFEGSPHPPSVILKLIYHWACQTNVSNVVNWVKVDNVYLKNLYTLLRSVCTLALCRHMKLLGGPKRAIEIGVISLGTTTQDGQQRQVKVEVLGVLDPDAKILRLRAVEPLLDAEKSYKKRFSKILEPLSDWVHKDSIILTDLTVDKGTLNAMGYKTVVQVPTSEQTQKNSNANVMDYLRRIVPRMFQNTLSLLSRQIIQQFLNELVWREMFGNSPGTTFDNIVKHLSEEAKIETKEGLMTRLHKAAADPFKQWDIVSDIPALTKVPLKRGRKPKDYSSTSTNITASKQNVLAPVSADSPKKIILKKVQIEEQRTMAASTTGSGHKKMKRKQEPEEETVQLEDYYYGFTGGNERNESAAPCPNFEVPCPECPQLTFRCNLKLLDHLLEHISPTTASEDTVLCRICAKHVPQAEQEQHNLLAHPKETIFSKWNCCLMCQERFSTAVVLATHMQKAHSPLEMPYRCVGCNFRSSILQTTVNHFYEQHKGTILLQCPFCLKMACAFRSGQAASTDDESTNEPLVKNVKLFLDHLRLHSNKKISKQCSKCVLLFQTKGEHKFHRLFCHGPYKGVGPVSKVTSSVTKILKPPKKIPPKETQWYRVLMRFDNLVLRMASGNICLECGNDFDQLNHMIGLVQCTVCQFQTTCLPSMINHTLRCYSSVAALHHRPTFDMQQEMHCKCDFSSYDGFALARHLLVCSSSESVYSTVEAAQANVTERSMLDMLGLVRRDEDEDAATATDGTDAAPGTTDDSLLPAPFDHAESVCEKVSNGADEEANSPNVVNEPGTCGVSGSVAYDASQSLYNIAGTGEQQFTTQLSFDDLGPPSVLPAQDNDRTPQLKDDYQSLATPRVPDQSDY from the exons ATGGCGTCCGCGGAGGTTACACTGCATCTAGAATGTTGGCGAGATGAACTCAGTCCGGCACAGAAAGCTTCCTACGAAAAGGCAGAAAAGGAACATAATGAAATTCGAAACAAACTAAAAGATATAGTCCAACAGACgggtggaaaaaatattttctccgGGCAAGTTTTTACGGCGTACCAGGTTTTGGGGCCGGTTCCGGGGTTGGATCTCATCTCGAAACCGGTCACCTCGTTAACACGCAAAAAACCTTTGCCCGTAATGCAATCTGCTCTTGCTCCGAGGGTAGTAATGGGAGCTTCCCCGTCGCCAGAGCCTACCGCCACCCAGGGTCGCCGCCGAAATCGAAGGTCAGATACGGCGACGGATGAAGATCCGGAGCCCGTGGTTGACATTGCTTCCGACGATGTCGACGAAGACTATATCCCTCTATCCAAGCGTATggcaaaaacaaaggaaaaggaaaaaatgatTGCGGCCAAAAAAACAAGGGAAGAGAAGGTTAAAACACCGGACCTAAAATCAAAATCATCCAAATCTGTTGCTTCACCGTCCGGCAAAGTTGCGGCAATCTCGGTAAGGCCCACTGAATTTAACTCTATCGGTGGGTTGCAGGTTGGTGCAgataaagacaaaaaaagagcCCTACCAGAGCCTACCGCGGTTGTCGATCTGACGAAAGATGATGCGGGCAAGCAATCGGCCGATTCGCGGGAGATATCGTTCAGTAAGATTCAGGGCAAAACTTTCCCTTCACTCGTAGTGCTTGCCCGACCGTCGCTCCGAGTAGCAGAAAAAGCCGTTAGCGATCGGCCACAGCTAGATGCCAAGGTAAAGAACGTGCTAGTTCACCCGGCACCAAAGTTTACCGAATGGCTCATACAGCAAGGTTTAATCAAATCGGAGCAAACGTGCCAAATCCACAACGACAAACCGCTCAAGCTGGGCATGTATTCGGATACGTCGAAATTTCCATACTCCGGCGGTTACTTTTGGATTAGCGACTGCTGTCCGACTCGATTTACCTCCGTGTTCCATGGATCACTGTTCGAAGGCTCACCGCATCCGCCTTCAGTGATACTGAAGCTCATCTATCACTGGGCCTGCCAGACGAACGTGTCGAATGTGGTGAACTGGGTAAAGGTGGACAACGTGTACTTGAAAAATCTCTACACCTTATTGCGATCGGTTTGCACGTTGGCACTATGTCGACACATGAAGCTGCTCGGCGGTCCTAAAAGAGCAATCGAAATAGGGGTGATTTCGCTGGGAACAACCACTCAG GACGGACAGCAGCGCCAAGTTAAGGTGGAAGTTTTGGGAGTGCTCGACCCGGATGCTAAAATTCTCCGACTTCGTGCCGTGGAGCCATTGCTGGACGCtgaaaaaagctacaaaaagcggttctcaaaaattttagaacctCTCAGTGACTGGGTCCATAAGGATAGCATCATCCTAACTGATCTTACGGTTGACAAGGGCACGCTGAACGCCATGGGCTATAAAACCGTGGTTCAGGTGCCTACGTCCGAACAGACGCAGAAAAATAGCAACGCGAATGTAATGGATTACCTGCGGCGCATTGTACCTCGAATGTTCCAAAACACCTTGTCTCTGCTGTCGCGCCAAATCATACAACAGTTCCTAAACGAGCTGGTATGGCGTGAGATGTTTGGAAACAGCCCGGGCACCACTTTTGACAACATTGTAAAACATCTGTCGGAGGAGGCAAAGATAGAAACGAAGGAAGGTTTAATGACCCGTCTGCATAAG GCCGCTGCCGATCCGTTCAAGCAATGGGATATCGTTTCCGACATACCAGCTCTAACGAAAGTCCCATTGAAGCGAGGCCGGAAACCCAAGGATTACT CTTCCACCTCAACCAACATCACTGCGTCCAAGCAAAATGTACTTGCTCCGGTGTCGGCAGATTCACCGAAAAAAATTATACTGAAGAAGGTACAAATTGAGGAACAAAGGACAATGGCGGCATCCACTACCGGAAGCGGACACAAAAAGATGAAGCGAAAGCAAGAACCAGAAGAAGAAACGGTTCAGCTAGAAGATTATTACTATGGATTTACAGGTGGCAATGAACGGAACGAATCAGCCGCTCCCTGTCCGAATTTTGAAGTTCCATGCCCGGAATGTCCACAGCTAACGTTCCGGTGCAATCTTAAACTACTCGATCATTTGCTGGAGCATATCAGTCCTACAACCGCAAGCGAGGACACCGTTCTGTGTCGTATCTGCGCGAAGCATGTGCCACAGGCAGAGCAGGAGCAACATAATTTATTAGCCCATCCAAAGGAGACAATTTTTTCCAAGTGGAACTGTTGCTTGATGTGTCAG GAGAGGTTTAGTACAGCGGTCGTGCTGGCAACGCATATGCAAAAAGCCCACAGTCCGCTGGAAATGCCCTACCGCTGTGTTGGATGCAATTTTCGCAGTTCCATTCTGCAAACCACTGTTAACCACTTTTATGAACAACACAAGGGCACCATACTTTTGCAATGCCCGTTTTGTCTAAAGATGGCGTGTGCTTTCCGCAGCGGCCAAGCAGCGAGCACTGATGACGAATCCACCAATGAACCATTGGTAAAAAACGTAAAGCTGTTCCTAGATCATCTGCGGTTACACAGCAATAAAAAGATATCCAAACAGTGCTCCAAATGTGTGCTACTCTTCCAAACGAAGGGCGAACACAAATTCCACCGACTGTTCTGCCACGGCCCATACAAAGGTGTAGGCCCTGTTAGCAAGGTTACTAGCTCGGTGACAAAAATTCTAAAGCCGCCG aaaaaaatcccGCCAAAAGAAACTCAATGGTACCGTGTGTTAATGCGGTTTGATAACTTGGTCTTGAGAATGGCGAGCGGCAACATTTGTCTCGAGTGTGGCAACGATTTCGATCAGCTCAATCACATGAT AGGATTGGTGCAGTGCACAGTGTGTCAGTTTCAAACCACCTGCCTTCCATCGATGATCAACCATACGCTGCGATGCTATTCGAGCGTAGCCGCATTACACCACCGTCCTACATTTGATATGCAGCAGGAGATGCACTGCAAGTGCGACTTCTCGTCCTACGATGGTTTTGCTTTGGCGCGCCATCTGCTCGTGTGCTCTAGTAGCGAGTCTGTATACTCCACCGTGGAGGCAGCCCAAGCGAACGTGACGGAGCGTAGCATGCTGGACATGCTAGGGCTTGTGCGCCGAGACGAGGATGAAGACGCCGCGACTGCCACAGATGGGACGGATGCTGCTCCGGGCACGACGGACGACTCCCTGTTGCCTGCACCTTTCGACCACGCGGAAAGCGTGTGCGAGAAAGTATCCAATGGTGCTGATGAAGAAGCAAATTCACCCAATGTTGTGAATGAGCCCGGAACGTGTGGCGTCAGCGGCAGCGTTGCGTACGATGCTTCGCAATCGCTGTACAATATTGCAGGCACGGGTGAGCAGCAATTCACCACTCAGCTGTCCTTTGACGATTTGGGACCTCCGTCAGTTTTGCCGGCACAAGACAATGATCGGACCCCACAGCTCAAGGACGATTATCAATCACTGGCTACACCACGTGTACCGGATCAATCAGACTATTAG
- the LOC126557009 gene encoding WD repeat-containing protein 3, protein MGLTKQYLAYKPVSSFNIIASVRANISFVTINHVVGRYVVVAAAEKVLVWDMRIGEKVAEFVRDKQEVTFLRTSPDHKHLAVGYSDGVVELFSFASKESVCSFASHRSAVSALNFDLLGLKLVSGGLDNDLVVSDVVAQSGKCRLSGHTAPITQACFMQRYHDIVVSSSKDTQIKFWNIETQCCFKTIVDHRTEVWGIVLMRNDDFLVCATADTQLSVYKIASNLDETTAPAVQHSEEGENSVSPFRCTAAGSIQRAGHGRTINLVTDANGQVLGCHGTDRKIELFYFCSQEESVKKLTKRMKKLNTGKCNTAEEGGRETNVRQLALADEVKRLSTIPTPEKVKSFDLILGSRNQLRICCTFLKNLVHLFALDLDAKNAEPETLYALQKQGHPSEARSVSFSSDNLAIASGSAESLKLWSRASQTVLRTVETGGYVVSTCFVPGDRHVLVGLKSGQLLVVDVVPGEIIECIEAHEKELWSIVLTPDRHGCVSGGGDTTVKFWSFELIGGSGQEPKVLSLLHKNTLKLEETVLCVRISQNGKYIAVALLDTTVKVFFMDSLKFYLSLYGHKLPVLTMDISYDSTLIITGSADRTIKIWGMDFGDCHRSLLAHDNTVTAVQFLPNTHMFFSCAKDGKLKQWDADSFQKIITLPAHLGEAHALAISPNGKYIVSCGSDRTLRLYRRTDEPLVLQDVQEEEREELENATLATGEESTVPGMPGLKLPSKKTIGSEKGAENILECLEVSKQYDEEGGKGPLPPLMFAYSATNTDEFLLTVLSRIRASDLEESLLLLPFNAVCELLEKIPKLTIARKDHTELLCKVVLFLFRVHQKPIVSNQVLLPVIQQIVQTLQGAVGDLRDMVGTNLHAAQMLQRELEEHDGCVLFRDATKQRIQRNRQRKRREASKRKLLQIVK, encoded by the exons ATGGGTTTAACTAAGCAGTATCTCGCCTATAAGCCAGTGTCGAGCTTCAACATAATTGCAAGTGTTCGGGCAAACATATCATTTGTCACGATCAACCATGTCGTCGGTCGGTATGTTGTGGTGGCCGCCGCAGAGAAGGTGCTTGTATGGGACATGAG GATCGGCGAGAAGGTGGCAGAATTTGTTCGCGACAAACAGGAAGTAACCTTCTTACGGACCAGCCCCGATCATAAGCATCTTGCGGTGGGCTATTCCGACGGCGTAGTAGAGCTGTTCAGTTTCGCGAGCAAAGAATCGGTTTGTAGCTTTGCTTCCCATCGTTCTGCCGTCAGTGCCCTGAACTTTGATCTGCTCGGACTAAAGCTTGTGTCCGGCGGATTGGACAACGATCTAGTTGTGTCGGATGTGGTGGCTCAGTCGGGAAAGTGTCGTCTTTCTGGCCACACCGCACCGATAACACAGGCATGTTTCATGCAACGCTATCACGACATCGTCGTGTCCAGTTCCAAAGACACGCAGATCAAGTTTTGGAACATAGAGACGCAGTGTTGCTTCAAAACTATCGTCGACCATCGTACCGAGGTGTGGGGTATTGTACTGATGCGAAACGATGATTTTCTCGTATGTGCCACGGCTGATACGCAACTCTCCGTGTACAAAATTGCTTCTAATCTGGATGAAACCACCGCTCCTGCAGTGCAACATTCCGAAGAAGGCGAAAACTCTGTCAGTCCGTTCCGATGTACGGCGGCCGGAAGCATACAGCGGGCGGGACACGGACGCACCATTAATCTCGTAACCGATGCCAACGGACAGGTGCTTGGATGCCACGGTACGGATCGGAAGATTGAACTGTTCTATTTCTGTTCCCAAGAGGAATCCGTCAAGAAGCTGACAAAGCGCATGAAAAAGCTAAACACAGGCAAATGCAATACGGCGGAAGAGGGAGGACGGGAAACCAACGTGCGTCAACTGGCACTGGCCGATGAAGTTAAGCGTCTGTCCACGATACCAACGCCGGAAAAGGTCAAATCGTTTGACCTCATACTGGGTAGCCGTAATCAGTTGCGCATCTGTTGTacgtttttgaaaaatttagtCCATCTGTTTGCGCTCGATCTGGACGCCAAAAACGCCGAGCCCGAAACGTTGTATGCGTTGCAAAAGCAAGGACATCCTTCCGAAGCACGCAGCGTTTCGTTCAGCTCCGATAATCTCGCGATCGCGTCGGGAAGCGCGGAATCACTCAAGCTGTGGAGTCGCGCATCCCAAACCGTTTTACGCACGGTCGAGACGGGTGGGTATGTGGTGAGCACCTGCTTCGTGCCGGGTGATCGGCATGTTCTGGTGGGTTTAAAATCTGGCCAACTGCTCGTGGTGGACGTGGTTCCGGGTGAAATTATTGAATGCATAGAGGCACATGAGAAGGAACTATGGAGCATCGTACTCACGCCGGACAGGCACGGGTGTGTTAGCGGTGGCGGTGATACAACGGTGAAGTTTTGGTCCTTTGAGCTGATTGGCGGCAGTGGACAGGAGCCAAAAGTTCTCTCCTTGCTACACAAAAACACGCTTAAATTGGAGGAAACTGTGCTGTGTGTAAGAATTTCGCAGAACGGAAAGTATATTGCAGTCGCACTGCTCGACACTACGGTCAAAGTTTTCTTTATGGATAGTTTGAAATTCTATCTGTCGCTGTACGGCCACAAGCTGCCCGTCCTAACGATGGACATCTCGTACGACTCAACGCTCATAATTACGGGATCCGCTGATCGAACGATTAAGATTTGGGGTATGGATTTCGGTGACTGCCATCGCTCACTGTTGGCACACGACAATACCGTCACCGCGGTTCAGTTCCTGCCCAACACGCATATGTTCTTCTCCTGTGCAAAGGACGGGAAACTGAAGCAATGGGATGCGGACAGTTTCCAGAAAATCATCACCCTACCGGCACATTTGGGTGAAGCGCACGCGCTAGCGATCAGCCCGAATGGCAAGTATATCGTGAGCTGTGGTTCCGATAGGACCCTTCGGTTGTACCGGCGCACCGACGAGCCGCTCGTGCTGCAGGACGTACAGGAGGAAGAGCGTGAAGAGCTAGAAAACGCAACACTGGCCACCGGGGAAGAATCGACCGTACCTGGTATGCCGGGACTTAAGCTGCCGTCGAAGAAAACCATCGGTTCGGAGAAGGGGGCAGAAAATATTCTCGAATGTCTCGAGGTAAGCAAGCAGTACGACGAGGAAGGTGGGAAAGGTCCACTGCCACCGCTCATGTTCGCTTATTCGGCCACCAATACGGACGAGTTCCTGCTGACTGTGCTTTCGCGTATCCGGGCAAGCGATCTCGAAGAGTCGCTGCTTTTGCTGCCATTCAATGCCGTGTGTGAGCTGCTGGAAAAGATACCAAAGCTGACGATCGCTCGGAAGGACCACACGGAGTTGCTCTGTAAGGTGGTGCTGTTCCTGTTCCGCGTACACCAGAAGCCAATCGTCAGCAATCAGGTGCTATTGCCAGTGATACAGCAGATCGTACAAACTCTGCAAGGTGCGGTTGGCGATTTGCGGGACATGGTTGGGACAAATCTGCATGCCGCACAGATGCTGCAGCGCGAGCTGGAAGAACACGATGGGTGTGTGTTGTTCCGCGATGCAACAAAACAGCGAATTCAGCGTAATCGGCAAAGGAAACGACGGGAAGCTTCGAAGCGTAAATTACTCCAGATCGTCAAATGA
- the LOC126558455 gene encoding transmembrane protein 185B produces MNLQSLFQDFNPSKFVVHCCLFTFTILFCLRLDGFIDWPYWVVFVPLWVWKSIATLGAIVGAVVWCRHPHYRVEGDSYSHFKAMLISLSLHLILLMFELLACDRLTSGRHLWVLVFIPLIFGSAASVGACVWAVKHDRSFELELFCAVNALQFVFLPLKLDGLVSWSWEVVFVPLWIVLCLSLVAVLYSIIFSVILLRTPEVSVQQKKSAFYSAIGNCATVIPVLVFQVLLADKLDEDLNWPYIAVAGPLLVALFTLILLSFNAKGGNKWWFGIRKNFSQFLLGVLPCLQEYGNISYHADSGQTVPLDSANVQMDDFEKYDKKSKKALTKKNDHLKPVVPIVSIELPD; encoded by the exons ATGAATCTGCAATCTCTGTTTCAGGATTTTAATCCCAG TAAATTTGTAGTCCATTGTTGTTTGTTCACCTTCACCATTTTATTCTGTCTTCGATTGGACGGATTTATCG ATTGGCCTTACTGGGTCGTGTTTGTGCCATTATGGGTGTGGAAATCGATTGCAACCCTCGGCGCTATAGTGGGAGCCGTTGTTTGGTGCCGCCATCCACACTACAG AGTCGAAGGTGATTCGTATTCACACTTCAAAGCAATGCTAATATCGTTGTCTTTGCATTTGATACTGTTGATGTTTGAGCTGCTTGCCTGCGATCGTCTCACCTCCGGAAGACACCTTTGGGTGTTGGTATTCATCCCACTGATATTCGGTAGCGCGGCCAGCGTTGGCGCTTGTGTGTGGGCCGTTAAACACGATCGATCGTTCGAGCTGGAGCTGTTTTGTGCCGTCAATGCCCTGCAGTTCGTATTTCTGCCTCTCAAACTGGATGGACTCGTATCGTGGAGCTGGGAAGTGGTGTTCGTGCCACTGTGGATAGTGCTCTGCCTCAGTCTGGTAGCTGTTCTGTACAGCATTATATTTAGCGTCATCCTACTACGCACGCCAGAAGTTTCAGTACAGCAGAAGAAATCGGCATTCTATTCTGCCATCGGTAACTGTGCCACCGTGATTCCAGTGCTAGTGTTTCAGGTGCTCCTTGCTGACAAGCTCGATGAGGACCTAAACTGGCCCTACATAGCTGTGGCTGGTCCGCTCTTAGTTGCTTTATTTACGTTGATTTTACTCAGCTTCAACGCCAAAGGAGGGAACAAAT gGTGGTTCGGTATACGGAAAAACTTCAGCCAGTTCCTGCTAGGTGTGCTTCCATGTCTGCAAGAGTACGGAAACATATCATATCATGCGGACAGTGGTCAGACTGTGCCACTGGATAGCGCCAACGTACAGATGGATGATTTTGAGAAGTACGACAAAAAGAGTAAAAAGGCGCTAACGAAAAAGAACGATCACCTAAAACCAGTCGTACCGATCGTCAGCATAGAGCTACCAGATTGA